From Rutidosis leptorrhynchoides isolate AG116_Rl617_1_P2 chromosome 3, CSIRO_AGI_Rlap_v1, whole genome shotgun sequence, a single genomic window includes:
- the LOC139896961 gene encoding F-box/FBD/LRR-repeat protein At1g13570-like, with amino-acid sequence MLNKLSTWLHLKYVCLQLCPREQNAISSALCIIRSSPNIEKLIFQMYDNEELPIQESSMKFDDLQHDLSLTLDHLKHFEIVSFSNNVFEMEFVKLVMAKSPILKIARIELNKNVFVDEELKILRDMVRCPFPRASSLADLIVERPKGYL; translated from the exons ATGCTAAATAAGCTTTCGACTTGGCTTCACCTCAAATATGTTTGTTTGCAATTGTGCCCAAGGGAACAAAATGCCATTTCATCTGCCCTTTGCATCATCAGGAGCTCCCCAAATATAGAGAAACTTATTTTTCAG ATGTATGATAATGAAGAGTTGCCGATTCAAGAAAGTTCCATGAAGTTTGATGATCTCCAACATGACTTGAGTTTGACCTTAGATCATCTTAAGCATTTTGAAATAGTAAGTTTTAGTAACAATGTGTTTGAGATGGAATTTGTGAAACTGGTCATGGCTAAATCGCCTATACTAAAGATAGCACGAATTGAGCTTAACAAAAATGTTTTCGTTGATGAAGAACTGAAGATTCTTAGGGATATGGTTCGTTGTCCATTTCCACGTGCATCGTCATTGGCAGATTTAATTGTTGAACGCCCAAAAGGGTATTTGTAA